A genomic stretch from Aerococcaceae bacterium zg-1292 includes:
- a CDS encoding DUF4430 domain-containing protein, giving the protein MRHKLLLLTSMLILAGCQTASQKAETTTVATTESTTVQTTTTSAAQTTTDEKKMIAITINVTVDGKHIENSPFTLNVKEGETLLSVMKAHFDIVEKDGFISSINGHEQDAKANKWWLFDYNGKMSEVGADGIQLKNGDQIDWKLAPFE; this is encoded by the coding sequence ATGAGACATAAATTATTATTACTGACATCAATGTTAATATTAGCTGGGTGTCAAACAGCGAGTCAAAAGGCAGAAACAACTACTGTCGCTACTACAGAATCGACGACGGTTCAAACAACAACGACGTCAGCTGCTCAAACGACTACTGACGAGAAAAAAATGATAGCTATTACAATCAATGTCACCGTCGATGGTAAACACATTGAAAATAGTCCTTTTACCTTAAACGTAAAAGAAGGTGAAACTCTATTGAGTGTAATGAAAGCTCACTTCGATATTGTTGAAAAAGATGGTTTTATTAGTAGCATTAATGGCCATGAACAAGATGCCAAAGCAAATAAATGGTGGTTATTTGACTACAATGGAAAAATGAGCGAAGTTGGAGCAGATGGTATTCAATTAAAGAATGGTGACCAAATTGATTGGAAGTTAGCACCATTTGAGTAA